The sequence CTATGTGTTGAACGCCTGCTTCCTGCATAGACACTGGAAACCCGCTTTCTTACCATGAAAGTAAAGCGGTCCAGCTGGCGGAAGAAATCCACATCGATCCTGTGTTTCCTGTCACTCATGGTTTAATATCAGTTTTCGTTATTCATTGGCTTACACTTACTACATTTATCGGGATGTCATTTGACCTTTGACAGTATTTCCTTAATGACCTGATCCGGTGTGATCCCACGCCTTTCAGACTCGAAGGTCAGGAGGATCCTGTGCCTTAAGATCGGATATGTCATGGCCTCGATATCCTCGTTGCTGACAAAGTTCCTGCTGTTTACCAATGCACGTGCCTTTGCTGCAAGTATCAGACCGATGGATGCCCTTGGTGATGCACCATATTCGATAAAGTCGGTCCATTTGCGGGTTGCCATCACGATCTTTATCGCCCTTTCTTTCAGATCATCAGCAATTGGCATATCCCTTGTTAGGCGCTGTAACTGTAGTACCATTTTCTTGTCAAGTACCTTCCTGACATGTGGTTCATCATACTGCGTGTAGCGTCTTACGATCTCTTTTTCTTCCTCGAAGGACGGATAGTCCAGCAGGACCTTCAAAAGGAACCTGTCAAGCTGTGCCTCCGGAAGAGGGAAAGTACCTTCCATCTCAATAGGGTTCTGAGTTGCAAGTAAGAAGAACGGTTTGTCAAGCAGGAACGTATCATTTCCAACGGTAACCTGCTTTTCCTGCATAGCTTCAAGCAATGCTGACTGGGTCTTTGGAGAAGCACGGTTAATCTCATCTGCAAGGACGATATTTGAAAAGATGGGACCTGGCTCGAATTTGAATTCCTTGCTTCCGCCTCTTTCCTCTATGATATGTGTACCTGTTATATCTGCAGGCATAAGGTCCGGAGTACACTGAATCCTGCTGAAATCAAGGTCCATTGTCCTGGATATAGTAGATACTGTCAGTGTTTTTCCAAGTCCGGGATTGCTCTCCATCAGTGCGTGGCCGTTGCACAGGATCGCAATGATGATCTGTTCAACTGTCTCTTTCTGTCCGACTATGACCTTTGATATCTCATTGAAAAGTGCTGCAAAGGCATCTCCAGCACCTCTGTAGACCTGTTCAAGTTCACCGGATCCGGCGTCATTGGAATTCATTTAATGTTCTCCTTGGTATGCAATCGATCGAATATGTTAATGTGATATATTTAGTTCTTAGCCATCTCTTCAAAGTATTCCTTTATAATACTCTCATACCCTTCAGGGAGTTGCTCATAATAGGCAGGGGATGAGATAAGTCCAACCTCATAGGCGGACGAGCTCACAAAATCAGGTGGCAGCTCCTCACCTTCTTCACCTGCTGTAAAACCTGTTCCTGCTCCCGGAGGAAGTGAGAGATCTACCTCTTCTCCTTCAACCACTATTACAGCCGGCTCACCCATAAGATCTTCATCACCGCCGTTCCCGTCTCCGTCATCCTCCAGTACAAATATCTCGTCAGGAGATGTTGCATTCTCTTTGCCGACTACGGATGCTATGTCTTCGATCAGACCTGCAAGTTCACCGGGGTCAACGTCTGACTGGTAGTCGGTAAAGATAACGAAACTGAAGATTGCAAGAGAGACAACAAGAAGTGCCATGCTTGCCTTGAACCTCTTCTTTTCGAGAAGCTCGGAAGAGTTTACCTTTGAAGCGATCTTGAGGACATTGTCCATGAGCTCGTCAACAATGATGTTATGGAGATTCTTGTTATCGTTTGCAGTTCGTAACCTCTCGTTCAGTGAAGGGAACTTTTCTTCGATAAGTGGTACTATCTGTATCTTCCTGTCCCTGAAGTGTATAGCAAACGTGAGCAGGACTGCAATGAAGATGGATATTAATGCAAGGAACAAGATCCCGGCCGAGATGGCATCAGAAGGACCGTATGTTGAATCTGCGTATAACTCGAAGGTCCTGAATTTAAAAAGCACCTGGTCGATCTTCAGTATCTTCAGCAGAGTGAACAATATTAATGTGATAATGGAAAAATCAAGTATCTTATAGATACGCTTGTATTTATTAGCAGCAGACTCCTGTTTTTTAATAAATGCATCAATATCCATAAGTACAGATCCCTTAATGATGGTTTTCTAAGATTACTATGACCACTATTTATCCCTTTATATAAAAATATGTGTTTATTTGTCCAGAAGATAGCCCTTATATGAGCCAAGAACCTTTAGCATGGACACTTTGGAATCAATATGATAGAGAGCATCTTTTATAACTGCATCGGATGCGCTTCCTTCCAGATCTATGTAGAAAAGGTAGTCACCGAGCGAGCGTTTGGATGGTCTTGACTCGATCCTTGTAAGATTTATGTCCCTCTTTGCGAATTCACCGAGGATCTCATAAAGGGAACCAGCCCTGTCATTCCCGATATCGGCTATTACGGATGTCTTATAGACATCAGTTTCATTGATATTGCTTTCATCCATTTCCCCGTCAATTTTCCGGATGGCAATAAAACGAGTGTGGTTCTGTTCCCGGTCCTGAATATTTGGCATCAGTATGTTAAGACCGTAGGCTTCTGCTGATTCCTTTGATGCAATGGCTGCCATTTCTTCAAACTCGTTGGCAAGTTTGGCAGCATGTGATGTGCTTCCTGTTGTGCGTATCTCCACATCCTTGAAATGTGTCCTTATGAACTGCCTGCACTGTGCAAGTGCCTGTGGATGTGAAAGTATGATCCTGATGTCGGAGATATTCCCTTTGGATAGCAGGCAGTGTTCGATCGGTACAACGACCTCTCCTATTATAGTAACATCACTTTCAAGCAAAAGATCAAGCGTTATGCCCACTGAACCTTCGATAGAATTCTCAATAGGAACGATCCCGATATCGGTCCTACCTTCGATAACCGCGGAAAATGTATCGGTAATATCATCATAGTATAACAGGGATGCTTTTCCGTCGATGCCCTGTTTTTTCATCCAGCCTTTTGCAGCTTTATCTGAGTAGGACCCTGCAGGTCCAAGTACGCCAACGATCATCGGTTAGAATGGGACTGCTTTATAAAAATAGTTTGTGTTACCAACTGTCATCTTTTAAGGAGCCTGAAGATAATTCCCAATCCGGTCAGGTTTATCAGTACTATCAGGACCGAACCGATCGTACGACGTATATCTTTCTGCCCAGAGTCTTCGGTTCCTTTCGAAATATCCGGTGTTGGATCGAAACGGATGACCCGATCGGTGTCTGAAAATACTGTTCTTTCCATTATAGTCTCCGGATCTCCTGTAGTTTTCACTTTGATATCATATTGCCTGTCCTTTTCAAGTCCATAGAAGACATATGAATCATCTCCGGTTGCATCTGCGATTGTTTCATTGCCCCTGCATATCGTAACATTGCCTTTTTCAGGCAGTAACACTTTAAAATTGACATGATCTTTTGAAGCAAGGGATCTGCCGTTCGTAAAACGCATTTCATCAGGCAGGTCAAGCACGCTAAGTATAGTAGGTGCAATATCCTGCTGTCCGAACTCCCCCTCAAGAACTTCATTGTTCAGGTTCTTTGATGTTATAATGAAAGGTATCCTGAGAACTTCAGGTTGGCTGGCATACTGATCCGATTTGCTTCCCCCTCTTCCATCTGCAGACTGGAATGCCATGCCGTGGTCTGATGTAAGTATAAGTGCAAGATCATTTTCTTTTGTTAGTTCATACAATTCACCTATCATAATATCAAGATCTTTGATGGTATCAGTATAACCTTCACTCCTGCGATAGAGTCCTGCTGTATCTACTGCACCTACGTTGACAGTAAGGATGAACTTCTGTTCAGGATACTTTTCATTCATCAGGTCGATGATCTCTATCGTGCTGTCCATGGCCCAGCGATTGTAGGCATAATAACGCTCAATGCTACCTTCGGGATACTTTTCAATATAATCCGGTGCTAATTTTGCATTTATTTCCAGTATTTCTATTAGGGACGCTTGCATATCGTCATGTTCGCTCCGACCTGGGGAATTTGCAATAATTTCCATCTGCGGATCATTGATGGATGTCGTAACATCGCGTATGCATATATCCTGTTCTGCAATTATTTCCGGTATATCTCCTTTTTCAAGAATAGCAAAATTCTGGTATCCATTTTTGTGTGCAATGTCATAGATCGTTGCATCGGAATAGGCAACCATTGCAGGAGTTGCTCCGGAATTACCTGTTACGATCACTGAATGTCCATTCTCACCTTCCGTTGAAGGCGTTATCACATTAAGCACTCGCAATCCTTTATCTGATATAACGGAAAGATTCCTGGCAACTGGTTTCCCAATGATCGTCCCATCGAGTGCATAAGAGGTGATTTCAGGATAGATGTAGGATGAACCAAGTCCATCGATAATTAAAATGACTGCTCCGTTTGGTGTACTGATCGAATTAACGTCTATTTTGGTGAGGGCGCCGGCAGGGAGCGCACTGGAAGAAACTATAAAGCAAATTATTAGAATGATCTTCACAACTCTATAAATATTGTTTGATATTTGCCCGTTTTTCATCCTGTGGACAATATTTGTTCAGAATAAAATAAGTACTGTTTTTTAATTTCTGATTTTATTTTTTTATTTTTTCTTGTTATTTGCAACTTATACCTGCTAATTATGTTTGTTTTCTAATACATAGTATATAGCTTAATCTATAAGATATTATATATTATCAAATACTGAAATTAAATTATTTACTTATAGTGTCTATTGAAGTGCTTTTTTCCCCACTAGTATTTGAGAAAGCAAAAAATATACTCAATTGAATCGATTTGATTTTATAGTATATTGCTACCACAGATTTCCAATTATAATATATAAGAGATGTGGCTAACAATATAGTCATTTTTTTATCATCCTATGTTTATTTGAAAAAATCAATATCAATAGACTTTATATTTTTAGATAATAATTAATATTAAATATACCTCCTATAGAAAATATTATATATTAAATTTCACAAAAACAAATGTTTATATAATACAAAATCTGATTTTATTTTGGATAAATCTACCCAATTTGCGAGTTTGAAATAATATTTGCCATATCTGGTCTGACCAGATCATAAACTATATTGGAGTGTTATATATGACCGATCTAAACCCTAAAGAAAGACTATTAAAAGCATTAGCTAAAGAACCAGTTGACAGAACTCCGGTAGTATCTGTAACACAAACTGCTATTGTAGAACTCATGGACCAGACTGGTGCTGCGTGGCCGGAAGCCCACTCAGATCCTGAAAAGATGGCAACTCTTGCGATCGCATCACATGAGATCGGTGGTTTGGAAGCTGTAAGGTACCCATACTGCCTTACCGTCCTTGCAGAGGCAATGGGCTGTGAAGTCAACATGGGAACAAAGAACCGGCAGCCATCTGTTACTGATCACCCATATCCAAAAGGTGTAGACAACCTTGAGATGCCTGCAGACCTGCTGGCTAATGGAAGGATCCCTGCTGTCCTTGAAGCAACAAAGATCATAAGAGAAAAGGTCGGAGATGATATCCCCCTGGTTGCGGGCATGGAAGGTCCTGTAACCCTTGCATCTGATCTTGCAAGTGTTAAGAAGTTCATGAAATGGTCGATTAAGAAACCAGATGACTTTGAGACCATCCTTGACTTTGCAACCGATGCATGCATCGAATACGCAAACGCATTAGCAGATGCAGGTGCAGATGTTATCTGTGTACCTGATCCTGTAGCATCCCCTGACCTGATGAACCCGTCCACATTCGACACAGTTCTCAAGCCAAGACTTGCAAGATTTGCAGAAGCTGTAAAATGCCCGATGGTATTACACGTCTGTGGTAATGTCACCCCTATCCTTGACATGATGGCAGACTGCAAGTTCGAAGGACTTAGTATCGAAGAGAAGGTCGAAGATCTTAAAGGTGCTATTGCAACAGCAGGTGACAGGGCAGTTATTGTAGGCAATGTATCCAGTCCTTTCACATTGCTTTCAGGTGATGTGGCAAAGGTCAAGGAAGACTCAAAAAGAGCACTGGAAGATGGTGTTGCTGTATTATCCCCCGGATGTGGTATTGCACCAAATACACCTGTGGAGAATGTCAAAGCCCTTGTTGAAGCAAGGGATGAGTTCTTTGCTTGAACAATGTTCCTTAAGTTAAAGGCCCTGAAGATCAGGACCTTAACTTATTTTTGAACTTTATAAGTCTCAATTTCAATTTTAATTTCAAATCATACGATCGAGGTCGATCGGACAGGGAGTCATGATTATGCGAACGGGAATTGCAATAGACCTTGGAACAAGTGGTTTCAGGGCACAGAAAGTGGATCTGGACAATGGTGAAATAAAGAGGACTGTAATTACTATGAGGAATCCTCTCCCAGGTGCAAATGTAATGGATCACCTGGATTTTGCTATGACCTATGGACAGGACAAGGCACATGGGCTGGTTATCAGTGCTTTCAGGCATATTGTCAATGAGCTTGAGCCTGAGAATGGCACCGTGGACAGGATAGCCATTTGTGGTAACCCCATACAACTATCACTTTTCCAGGGAATTCCTATTGATGATCTTGCATATGCAGGTGAAAGAAAAAAACAATTGATGAACATTCAGGAGCAAGAGCGCGATGCTTCAATTGTTGACAGCATACAGATCAAAGGACTTGAGGATCTTGATTGCAAGGTCGTTATCCCACCTGCCATCAAACACGAAGTCGGTGCTGATGCCCTTGCATTGATCGTTAAATCAGGAATGTTGAACTCGGATGAAATCTCGATTGCCACAGATTATGGGACCAATGCTGAAATGGCCCTTAAAGTAGGGAATATTATCTATACAGGTTCTGCAGCAGCGGGGCCTGCACTTGAAGGACAGGAGATCGAAGACGGAAGTATTGCACGTCCTTTTGTGATCTCAGATATTGAGTTCAATAATGGTAACCTGAGAAACTTTGTCCTTGACGAGGAAATGAACACTATCCGGGGTTCTCTTGTAAATTATAAGACCGGAGATGTTGTTGAAGACGGTTCCATAAAAGCATCCGGAATCACCGGAACCGGAGTGATAGCACTTATTGATGAAGCTATGGACAACGGGCTCATCCAGTTGCCAAATATCAACACAAGTGATAAAATAATCCACCTTCAGGATAATGTGAAATTCACAGAAAAAGACCTTGCAGAAGCAGGAAGAGCTATTGGTGCCATACGTGCAGGCCATGTAACGCTGTGTAATGCTGCAGGCATATCTATGGAAGATGTGCAGATAGCCTACATGTCCGGTGCTGCAGGCACATATATGGATGCATTGAAGGCGCATCGTATCGGTATGATCCCTTACAATGTTTCAAATGTCTGCCAGATAGGCAACACATCCCTGATAGTTGCAAAGGAGATCCTGCTCTCGGAAGATCGGCTATGGGAACTCCAGAAGATTGCCAGGGAGATCGTTGGTACTCACGTAATGTTCGCAACTGATGAAGCTTTTAAAGAAGCTTATATCCTGGAACTTTCCTACTGGAACGAAGGAATGCCATTCAAGGGCCTGAAAAAGTTTCTCAGGAAAAAAGGGCTGCCCACAATTGATGTAGTAAAGACGACCCCGAATGTTGAAAAACGTGTGTTGAAGGATATTCCTGACCTTGGGGATGAGGGGTTGCACGTTCTCGAACAGGTTGGAACTTCTCTTAAGATGGAGGTTGAAGGTTGCATCGATTGCCACCAATGTATGGATATATGTCCAAATGATGCCCTAAAAGAGGAGAATCGCAATGTCAGTATACGGACGGATCTCTGCGATGGGGCGCATTGCCAGAAGTGCATTCATGTATGTCCAGAGGATGTGCTTGACTGGAACAAGCTCAAAGTGATGGGATAAGCCCTGGTAAAACTAATGGATCAAGATGTAAGCTCACACCTAAAAGGCACTCAGTACTGGATATTGATCTAAAAGTAAAGGATTGGATCGAAGGAAGCTACTATAGATCATTAGATGTGAGCAATTTCAATTATTCCTTAATTTAAGATAATCCTTTCGTTTAAGAGGAATGTCTTTAATAAAACTGTGGAAGTTATAACTTATTGGAGGAATATTGCTATTGTTATATCAAATATCTGACAAAATCAAAAGCAATAAATATGTCATCTTCAGATTAATAGCTAAAAAATGTGTAAAGTAAGATAACTGACAACTTAAAAAAACGTGCAAAACGGGAGATGTATAATATATACAGTTCCAGAGTACACAGAAGTTTAAAACCTGCTGAAAAGGAGTCTATTATATCAATACTGGGCAGCATGCCCGAATTCGATAGCGAAGCATCTGTCTTTTTTTCCTGGGACATTGGAAATAACTGGAAGATCCTGGATGTTTCTGATAACATATCACTTTTCGGATATGCTGTTGAAGAATGTAGGGATGAAAAATTCTCATATTCCGATCTTGTCCACCCCCATGACCTGAGACGTGTGGTCTCCGAGATAGAAGATCATCGTAAAACTGAGGGAGTCACATCTTTTTTCCAGGATTACAGGATACTGGCAAAGGATGGCTCTGTAGCAAATGTAAAGGTACTCAATGATCTCACAGTTGCTTCTGATGGGGCAATTGGATCTGCTTATGGTTTTATGATGGAAATGGTCAGTTTCCCTAATTCCGGTCATGCAAATTGTTATTTCGAATCTATCCTTGGTTCACTAAAAGAATCGATATTAATACTTGGTAACGATCTAAAGGTGATCTATGCGAACGATTCTTTCTATGATCTGTTTAAGGTCAGGCCTGAGGATATAATTGGTAAAAATGCAGGAAAGTTTGACCAGTTCAGACAAGATTCTCCTGAGCTTTTTAGTAATTTAAGCAATATTTGTGCGGAAGGGGAACCCATCAGGGATCTGGAATTCACATATGATTTTAGCAACATTGGTACACGTTCTATTTCGTTGAATGCAAGTCAAATATCTTTGTCCCCGGATGACGGATGTCTGCTACTTGCATCGCTTGAAGATATAACTGAACTGAAAAAAGCAGAAGAGCTGATATCATCTGAAGAGAAATATTCTTCTCTCGTTGAAAAGGGAACAGAGGGGATCATTGTTGTTCAGAATGATGTTGTTAAGTATGCTAACACGAAATTCTGTGAACTGAGAGGACTGGCAAAAGAAGATATCATAGGTTCAGATCTCTTTTCCCATCTTCCTACTGAATATCATCGTATGATCTCGATAAAGATCAAAAAATGGACATCCAGCAAGAAGAATGATCCTAAAAAATATGAAATAAACATATTTTCAAAAGATAAAGAAAACATACCTGTGGAAATAACTGCTTCCCGTAGTGACTATGCCGGAGAAAACGGAGTGATCATAACTATTAGTGACATCCGCGAAAAAAGAAAGGCAAAAGAAGCCCTCCTTGATACTGAGAAGAATTTTCGCCTCATCTTTGAGAAATCCCCAATGGGAATTGTACGCTTTGATCAGGAAGGCATCATCACTAACTCCAATGAAATATTTGATGAATTTTTCGAGCGTCTCCATGAAAGTATGATAGGGCAGAGTTTATTTGATCTCCTGCAGAATGATAAC comes from Methanococcoides sp. AM1 and encodes:
- the pheA gene encoding prephenate dehydratase — protein: MIVGVLGPAGSYSDKAAKGWMKKQGIDGKASLLYYDDITDTFSAVIEGRTDIGIVPIENSIEGSVGITLDLLLESDVTIIGEVVVPIEHCLLSKGNISDIRIILSHPQALAQCRQFIRTHFKDVEIRTTGSTSHAAKLANEFEEMAAIASKESAEAYGLNILMPNIQDREQNHTRFIAIRKIDGEMDESNINETDVYKTSVIADIGNDRAGSLYEILGEFAKRDINLTRIESRPSKRSLGDYLFYIDLEGSASDAVIKDALYHIDSKVSMLKVLGSYKGYLLDK
- the mtaA gene encoding methylcobamide:CoM methyltransferase MtaA; amino-acid sequence: MTDLNPKERLLKALAKEPVDRTPVVSVTQTAIVELMDQTGAAWPEAHSDPEKMATLAIASHEIGGLEAVRYPYCLTVLAEAMGCEVNMGTKNRQPSVTDHPYPKGVDNLEMPADLLANGRIPAVLEATKIIREKVGDDIPLVAGMEGPVTLASDLASVKKFMKWSIKKPDDFETILDFATDACIEYANALADAGADVICVPDPVASPDLMNPSTFDTVLKPRLARFAEAVKCPMVLHVCGNVTPILDMMADCKFEGLSIEEKVEDLKGAIATAGDRAVIVGNVSSPFTLLSGDVAKVKEDSKRALEDGVAVLSPGCGIAPNTPVENVKALVEARDEFFA
- a CDS encoding methylamine methyltransferase corrinoid protein reductive activase, with translation MRTGIAIDLGTSGFRAQKVDLDNGEIKRTVITMRNPLPGANVMDHLDFAMTYGQDKAHGLVISAFRHIVNELEPENGTVDRIAICGNPIQLSLFQGIPIDDLAYAGERKKQLMNIQEQERDASIVDSIQIKGLEDLDCKVVIPPAIKHEVGADALALIVKSGMLNSDEISIATDYGTNAEMALKVGNIIYTGSAAAGPALEGQEIEDGSIARPFVISDIEFNNGNLRNFVLDEEMNTIRGSLVNYKTGDVVEDGSIKASGITGTGVIALIDEAMDNGLIQLPNINTSDKIIHLQDNVKFTEKDLAEAGRAIGAIRAGHVTLCNAAGISMEDVQIAYMSGAAGTYMDALKAHRIGMIPYNVSNVCQIGNTSLIVAKEILLSEDRLWELQKIAREIVGTHVMFATDEAFKEAYILELSYWNEGMPFKGLKKFLRKKGLPTIDVVKTTPNVEKRVLKDIPDLGDEGLHVLEQVGTSLKMEVEGCIDCHQCMDICPNDALKEENRNVSIRTDLCDGAHCQKCIHVCPEDVLDWNKLKVMG
- a CDS encoding MoxR family ATPase, translated to MNSNDAGSGELEQVYRGAGDAFAALFNEISKVIVGQKETVEQIIIAILCNGHALMESNPGLGKTLTVSTISRTMDLDFSRIQCTPDLMPADITGTHIIEERGGSKEFKFEPGPIFSNIVLADEINRASPKTQSALLEAMQEKQVTVGNDTFLLDKPFFLLATQNPIEMEGTFPLPEAQLDRFLLKVLLDYPSFEEEKEIVRRYTQYDEPHVRKVLDKKMVLQLQRLTRDMPIADDLKERAIKIVMATRKWTDFIEYGASPRASIGLILAAKARALVNSRNFVSNEDIEAMTYPILRHRILLTFESERRGITPDQVIKEILSKVK
- a CDS encoding sulfatase-like hydrolase/transferase, yielding MKIILIICFIVSSSALPAGALTKIDVNSISTPNGAVILIIDGLGSSYIYPEITSYALDGTIIGKPVARNLSVISDKGLRVLNVITPSTEGENGHSVIVTGNSGATPAMVAYSDATIYDIAHKNGYQNFAILEKGDIPEIIAEQDICIRDVTTSINDPQMEIIANSPGRSEHDDMQASLIEILEINAKLAPDYIEKYPEGSIERYYAYNRWAMDSTIEIIDLMNEKYPEQKFILTVNVGAVDTAGLYRRSEGYTDTIKDLDIMIGELYELTKENDLALILTSDHGMAFQSADGRGGSKSDQYASQPEVLRIPFIITSKNLNNEVLEGEFGQQDIAPTILSVLDLPDEMRFTNGRSLASKDHVNFKVLLPEKGNVTICRGNETIADATGDDSYVFYGLEKDRQYDIKVKTTGDPETIMERTVFSDTDRVIRFDPTPDISKGTEDSGQKDIRRTIGSVLIVLINLTGLGIIFRLLKR